In Actinoplanes sp. NBC_00393, a single genomic region encodes these proteins:
- a CDS encoding alkylmercury lyase family protein — translation MTSSGSDGDLATVLARAGLPADNLLARQAALPAPLRDLHRLVLAGFAATGAPPAPADLDAWASVHGVDLRHALRELGDTELVFTDADATAVTGAVPFAAGVSAHRVAIAGGPQAFANCAVDALGIAAMLDRDITITSTDPGSGEPVTATSRAGRWSWQPPDAVVFVGSRGTGPITQCCCPVINFFTSVAHATGYQQQHGLSGVVLGMAQAARAGALIFGGLLRDPA, via the coding sequence GTGACCAGCAGCGGTAGCGACGGCGACCTTGCCACGGTGCTGGCCCGCGCCGGGCTGCCCGCCGACAACCTGCTCGCGCGCCAGGCCGCGCTGCCCGCACCGTTGCGCGACCTGCACCGGCTGGTGCTGGCTGGCTTCGCCGCCACCGGCGCGCCCCCGGCCCCGGCCGACCTGGACGCCTGGGCGAGCGTCCACGGCGTGGATCTGCGGCACGCGCTGCGCGAGCTCGGTGACACCGAGCTGGTGTTCACCGACGCGGACGCCACCGCGGTCACCGGGGCGGTGCCCTTCGCCGCCGGCGTCTCGGCTCATCGGGTTGCCATCGCCGGCGGCCCGCAGGCCTTCGCCAACTGCGCCGTCGACGCCCTCGGCATCGCGGCGATGCTCGACCGCGACATCACCATCACCTCCACCGACCCGGGCAGCGGCGAACCGGTCACCGCCACCAGCCGGGCCGGCCGGTGGAGCTGGCAACCTCCGGACGCGGTCGTGTTCGTCGGCTCACGCGGCACCGGTCCGATCACCCAATGCTGCTGCCCGGTCATCAACTTCTTCACCAGCGTCGCGCACGCCACCGGCTACCAGCAGCAGCACGGCCTGTCCGGCGTGGTGCTCGGCATGGCCCAGGCCGCCCGCGCGGGCGCTCTGATCTTCGGCGGCCTCCTGCGCGATCCGGCCTGA
- the merA gene encoding mercury(II) reductase: MDDDVDLAVVGSGGAAMAAAIAARQAGASVVLVERAVLGGTCVNIGCVPSKTLLAAAGTRHAALANPFPGAPTSAGGVDLAALVGQKDDLVAQLRQTKYADVAAAYGFEVRPGQATFTDGDTLTVDGQPLRARAYIIATGAEPDRPELPGLDQVDFLTSTTAMEQQVLPESLVVLGGGYVGMEQAQLFAHLGTQVTVVGRLAPRAEPELAAALAEVFAADGITVLEEHATAVETIDGGDAVQVVTASGRRVRGQRLLVATGRRARTDGLHLAAAGVKTDERGFVVVDEAQRTANPRVYAAGDVTGAPQYVYVAAATGRVAGVNALADVGARPAMVDYTGLPSVVFTRPQLASAGLTEADALAAGHDCTCRVLDLADVPRALVNRDTRGAVKLVADAVTGRVLGVHALADGAGEMMLAATYAIRAGMSVDDLADTWAPYLTMAESLRIVAGTFRNELPTSCCA, encoded by the coding sequence ATGGATGACGACGTCGATCTGGCGGTGGTGGGCTCCGGCGGCGCGGCGATGGCGGCCGCGATCGCCGCGCGGCAGGCCGGGGCCAGTGTGGTGCTGGTCGAGCGGGCCGTGCTGGGCGGCACCTGCGTGAACATCGGCTGCGTGCCGTCGAAGACGCTGCTCGCGGCGGCCGGCACCCGGCACGCCGCGCTGGCCAACCCGTTCCCCGGGGCCCCGACGTCGGCCGGCGGCGTCGACCTGGCGGCGCTGGTCGGGCAGAAAGACGACCTGGTCGCACAGCTGCGGCAGACCAAGTACGCCGACGTCGCCGCCGCCTACGGCTTCGAGGTCCGCCCAGGCCAGGCGACCTTCACCGACGGAGACACCCTCACCGTCGACGGGCAGCCGCTGCGCGCTCGCGCCTACATCATTGCGACCGGCGCCGAACCCGACCGCCCCGAGCTCCCGGGCCTGGACCAGGTGGACTTCCTGACCTCGACCACGGCGATGGAGCAGCAGGTGCTGCCGGAATCGCTGGTCGTTCTCGGTGGCGGGTACGTCGGCATGGAGCAGGCGCAGCTCTTCGCCCACCTCGGCACCCAGGTCACGGTCGTGGGCCGGCTGGCGCCGCGCGCCGAGCCCGAACTCGCCGCCGCGCTGGCAGAGGTGTTCGCCGCCGACGGGATCACCGTGCTCGAGGAGCACGCCACCGCAGTGGAGACCATCGACGGCGGCGATGCGGTGCAGGTCGTCACCGCGTCCGGGCGTCGAGTGCGCGGGCAGCGACTGCTGGTGGCCACCGGCCGCCGGGCCCGCACCGACGGCCTGCACCTGGCCGCCGCCGGGGTGAAGACCGACGAACGCGGCTTCGTCGTGGTCGATGAGGCGCAGCGCACCGCCAACCCGCGGGTGTACGCGGCCGGTGATGTCACCGGCGCCCCGCAGTACGTCTACGTCGCCGCCGCGACCGGGCGGGTCGCAGGGGTCAACGCCCTGGCCGACGTCGGGGCGCGTCCGGCCATGGTGGACTACACAGGACTGCCGTCGGTGGTGTTCACCCGCCCGCAGCTGGCCTCGGCCGGGCTCACCGAAGCCGACGCCCTCGCGGCCGGGCACGACTGCACCTGCCGGGTCCTCGACCTGGCCGACGTGCCGCGTGCGCTTGTCAACCGCGACACCCGCGGCGCTGTCAAACTCGTCGCCGACGCCGTCACCGGCCGGGTCCTCGGTGTGCACGCCCTAGCCGACGGCGCCGGGGAGATGATGCTCGCCGCCACGTACGCCATCCGGGCCGGGATGAGCGTCGACGACCTCGCCGACACCTGGGCGCCGTATCTGACCATGGCCGAAAGCCTGCGGATCGTCGCCGGGACGTTCCGCAACGAACTGCCGACCTCCTGTTGTGCCTGA
- a CDS encoding bleomycin resistance protein, whose protein sequence is MRFTPLGALARRLTGSPTTPASARAAIPILPSSDLDRTAAFYTGAGFTETERHDGYLLLHNSGVELHFTHEPSPTPGQCFLHVADAAKMWKQLRDHHIAGVGEIAEQDYGLREFVLTDPDGNRVRIGSPIA, encoded by the coding sequence TTGCGGTTCACCCCGCTCGGCGCGCTGGCGCGCCGGCTCACCGGCAGCCCCACCACGCCCGCATCAGCCCGGGCGGCCATCCCGATCCTGCCCAGCTCCGACCTGGACCGCACCGCCGCGTTCTACACCGGCGCTGGGTTCACCGAGACCGAGCGGCACGACGGCTACCTGCTGCTGCACAACAGCGGCGTTGAACTGCACTTCACCCACGAGCCCAGCCCCACGCCCGGGCAGTGTTTCCTCCACGTCGCCGACGCGGCGAAGATGTGGAAGCAACTACGCGACCACCACATTGCCGGCGTGGGCGAAATCGCCGAGCAGGACTACGGCCTGCGCGAGTTCGTCCTGACCGACCCCGACGGCAACCGGGTCCGGATCGGCAGCCCCATCGCCTGA
- a CDS encoding DUF4262 domain-containing protein translates to MIQYGSGSGRRSCFSLETTGSPIAGIVGTRTIVFGIASTPCGFPHVAAQESANPRASVDGSPNDYLHPGVAFALYGRDKVRLQQLVWPDQHGRFPWESGYEYPPHTQPLIANPETLPPVKESNQ, encoded by the coding sequence ATGATCCAGTACGGGTCTGGCTCCGGACGCCGCAGTTGTTTTTCGCTGGAAACCACGGGCAGCCCGATCGCCGGGATCGTCGGAACCCGCACAATTGTGTTCGGAATTGCCAGCACGCCGTGCGGGTTCCCGCACGTTGCCGCTCAGGAATCTGCGAACCCGCGCGCTTCCGTCGACGGCTCGCCGAACGACTATCTACATCCCGGAGTCGCGTTCGCCCTGTACGGCCGCGACAAGGTACGGCTGCAGCAACTGGTCTGGCCTGACCAGCACGGCAGGTTCCCGTGGGAGAGCGGCTACGAATATCCGCCGCATACCCAGCCCTTGATCGCGAACCCGGAAACCCTGCCACCGGTGAAGGAGAGCAATCAGTGA
- a CDS encoding AAA family ATPase, which yields MTAPSPTPDPAPTSGSGYLYRKVALYLRDHPDRPHKVGEITKAIEAPSTGAVAEAAKRMVAAGHATHHRDPHHRFQITQAGIDAAGALPPTTSGSRGGSRRSRGGKPAPITRPSGLLYYPRRLGSDWDINVLHKLRSQRMPVLLYGPPGTGKTAMLEAAFPDLLTVAGTGDTIVDDFLGSYAPLPGGGYDFVYGPLVQAMREGRPLLVDDATLIPPRVLAILYPVMDGRGKITVTTPNGAETVDAADGFYVCGGHNPGVHGAILTEALASRFTVQVEVTTDWDLAADLKVPKTVIAAAVDLNLDLAAGRIGWAPQLRELLGFVKVKDTLGMTAALSNLAGIAPDDARDAVTSALSRHTGKPVTALALGKR from the coding sequence ATGACTGCACCCTCGCCCACACCCGACCCCGCCCCTACCAGCGGCTCGGGATACCTGTATCGCAAGGTCGCTCTCTACCTGCGCGACCACCCGGACCGTCCGCACAAGGTCGGCGAGATCACCAAAGCCATCGAGGCGCCCTCAACCGGCGCCGTCGCCGAGGCCGCCAAACGGATGGTCGCCGCCGGACACGCCACCCACCACCGCGACCCGCACCACCGGTTCCAGATCACCCAGGCCGGTATCGACGCCGCCGGCGCCCTGCCGCCCACCACCTCCGGCAGCCGCGGCGGTAGCCGGCGCAGCCGGGGAGGCAAGCCGGCGCCGATCACCCGACCCAGCGGGCTGCTGTACTACCCGCGCCGGCTCGGCAGCGACTGGGACATCAACGTCCTGCACAAACTACGCAGCCAGCGGATGCCGGTGCTGCTGTACGGGCCGCCCGGCACCGGCAAGACCGCCATGCTCGAAGCCGCGTTCCCGGACCTGCTCACCGTCGCGGGCACCGGCGACACCATCGTCGACGACTTCCTCGGCTCCTACGCCCCGCTGCCCGGCGGCGGCTACGACTTCGTCTACGGCCCCCTCGTGCAGGCGATGCGCGAGGGCCGGCCGCTGCTGGTCGACGACGCCACCCTCATCCCGCCCCGCGTGCTCGCGATCTTGTACCCGGTGATGGACGGCCGCGGCAAGATCACCGTCACCACCCCGAACGGTGCCGAGACCGTGGACGCCGCCGACGGGTTCTACGTGTGCGGCGGCCATAACCCCGGCGTGCACGGCGCGATCCTCACCGAAGCCCTGGCGTCGCGGTTCACCGTGCAGGTCGAGGTCACCACCGACTGGGACCTGGCCGCCGACCTCAAAGTTCCGAAGACCGTGATCGCCGCGGCGGTCGACCTGAACCTTGACCTGGCCGCCGGCCGCATCGGCTGGGCACCGCAACTGCGTGAGCTGCTCGGCTTCGTCAAGGTCAAAGACACCCTCGGCATGACCGCCGCGCTGTCGAACCTGGCCGGCATCGCCCCCGACGACGCCCGCGACGCCGTCACCAGCGCCCTGTCCCGGCACACCGGCAAACCGGTCACCGCCCTCGCCCTCGGCAAACGCTGA
- a CDS encoding heavy metal-responsive transcriptional regulator, whose protein sequence is MRIGELAAVTGTTTKTLRFYEDSGLLRPEGRTATGYRQYGQDAIARLDFIRRGRAAGLTLAQIREVLDVRDQGRAPCRHVEDLLDTRLRALDAQIADLQELRTTVAQLHDAARGGDPDTCGAEQVCRYL, encoded by the coding sequence GTGCGGATCGGTGAGCTGGCGGCCGTCACCGGCACGACCACCAAGACGCTGCGCTTCTACGAAGACTCCGGGCTGCTGCGCCCTGAAGGGCGCACCGCCACCGGATACCGCCAGTACGGCCAGGACGCGATTGCCCGGCTGGACTTCATCCGCCGCGGCCGCGCCGCCGGGCTGACCCTGGCGCAGATCCGCGAGGTCCTCGACGTGCGCGACCAGGGCCGAGCGCCGTGCCGGCACGTCGAGGACCTACTTGACACGAGGCTGCGCGCCCTCGACGCCCAGATCGCCGACTTGCAAGAGCTGCGTACCACCGTCGCGCAGCTGCACGACGCCGCCCGCGGCGGCGACCCCGACACCTGCGGCGCCGAGCAGGTCTGCCGCTACCTGTAA
- a CDS encoding DUF4262 domain-containing protein has protein sequence MPSMDEILQQQVEIIDRVGWSVVHVFPAPDDPATDVAFTYTVGLTAHDYPELVLAGLAPQIAQALLNDLGRRVFDQAAQFSHGERLSDVLAGYDAIINGVHAGSL, from the coding sequence ATGCCGAGCATGGACGAAATCCTGCAACAGCAGGTCGAGATCATCGACCGGGTTGGCTGGTCCGTCGTGCACGTCTTCCCCGCCCCCGACGACCCGGCCACGGACGTCGCGTTCACCTACACCGTCGGCCTCACCGCTCACGACTACCCGGAACTGGTCCTGGCCGGCCTTGCGCCGCAGATCGCGCAGGCTCTGCTCAACGACCTCGGGCGCCGGGTCTTCGATCAGGCCGCCCAGTTCTCGCACGGCGAGCGGCTCAGCGATGTCCTGGCCGGCTACGACGCGATCATTAATGGAGTTCATGCGGGTTCCCTGTAG
- a CDS encoding site-specific integrase, giving the protein MTRIRRYPVGQCLGCLGWGELIDARECSSCEGWRRAHGQRAHCRRCDQEHYVNSDGLCRPCIQIIREIDAGWLADPVPGQPSQLVLVMRRGQHKYISRPLDMLKGRARVSRERQRPWQRDQETQPGEAKDDPRVCPPAIPGQMTLIRPNRHLTIHHEQRIRHRQVRGYERVEPIIAAHAAEHQLGRAWRLAVGRMVRLALAIRDADGDEFAGTDAVSDLPIFAAMVIEVLRQADLLQPGTTLAPTRRRQGSRATPRPPRPAPTPHSCGSCQSWGFDSTCDQCRRWVRGNGQGHRPVGRCGRCHRDDLALAAGICRGCAAYAAVHGAAVLTQPWTQLWLGGPLALRVLTAPGAGLHPATPPVPSESSLGLVDPAQGTLFDLPRDWSALRFADLPALSESANELVGRFAAIAVDQRWYDGPLKEGLRTLRTLLAWLGADAPIPEVEILALATTLPGLSAKRVIAFLAEQGLLVPDPAKQHDPDQRRVERAIEELPAAFVDDVGRWVMVLRGEGRRRHRAMSWTTIVKYIGYVRPVLHAWQTEADGLRGITREHVTQAIKQRKGNVARGVHVGLRSLFRALKQERLVFRDPTKGIVVSAVEILPTNISSDRLRGMLDRASRPVTRVVIVLAAVHGLRPTDIMRARLADLDLSAGRLIIHRVTGRHVVYLDELSHTLITAWLRHRRERWPKSANPHLLVSRRTAMDARQQSAGLAALSAMVKPLGVTPSALRADRILDEARQTADPIHLMRLFGICDSTALKYVFAAHPERQREVVR; this is encoded by the coding sequence GTGACTCGCATCCGCCGCTACCCGGTTGGGCAATGCCTGGGGTGCCTGGGCTGGGGTGAACTGATTGACGCCCGCGAGTGCTCGTCCTGCGAGGGGTGGCGGCGGGCGCACGGCCAGCGGGCGCACTGCCGGCGTTGCGACCAGGAGCACTACGTCAACAGCGACGGGCTCTGCCGCCCCTGCATTCAGATCATCCGGGAGATCGACGCCGGGTGGCTCGCCGATCCGGTGCCGGGCCAGCCCAGCCAGCTCGTGCTGGTGATGCGGCGGGGTCAGCACAAGTACATCTCCCGGCCGTTGGACATGCTGAAGGGTCGGGCCCGGGTGTCCCGCGAACGGCAGCGTCCGTGGCAGCGCGACCAGGAAACACAACCCGGCGAGGCCAAGGATGACCCCAGGGTCTGCCCACCGGCGATCCCGGGTCAGATGACTCTGATCCGGCCGAATCGGCATCTCACGATCCATCACGAGCAGCGCATCAGGCACCGCCAAGTCCGCGGCTACGAGCGGGTCGAGCCGATCATCGCGGCGCACGCTGCCGAGCATCAGCTCGGCAGGGCGTGGAGACTCGCGGTCGGTCGCATGGTCCGGTTGGCGCTTGCGATCCGCGACGCGGACGGCGACGAATTCGCCGGGACCGATGCCGTCAGCGATCTGCCAATCTTCGCCGCGATGGTCATCGAGGTTCTGCGGCAGGCGGACCTGCTTCAGCCTGGCACGACCCTCGCCCCGACCCGCCGACGCCAGGGTTCGAGGGCCACGCCGCGCCCGCCGCGCCCAGCACCGACGCCGCACAGTTGCGGGTCCTGCCAGTCCTGGGGATTCGACTCCACCTGCGATCAGTGCCGGCGGTGGGTGCGCGGAAACGGCCAGGGCCACCGGCCCGTCGGGCGCTGCGGCCGGTGCCACCGCGACGACCTCGCTCTGGCCGCAGGCATCTGTCGAGGCTGCGCTGCCTACGCCGCCGTCCACGGTGCGGCGGTGCTCACCCAGCCCTGGACCCAGCTCTGGTTGGGCGGCCCCTTGGCTCTGCGGGTCCTCACTGCCCCGGGCGCTGGCCTTCACCCCGCGACTCCACCAGTGCCCTCCGAATCCAGCCTGGGCCTGGTCGACCCGGCCCAGGGGACGCTGTTCGACCTGCCGCGAGATTGGTCGGCCCTGCGGTTCGCCGATCTGCCCGCGCTCAGCGAGTCGGCGAACGAGCTGGTCGGCCGGTTCGCGGCGATCGCCGTCGACCAGCGGTGGTATGACGGTCCGCTGAAGGAGGGTCTGCGGACTTTGCGCACCTTGCTGGCTTGGCTCGGTGCCGACGCGCCTATCCCCGAAGTCGAGATCCTGGCCTTGGCCACCACGTTGCCGGGCCTCAGCGCCAAGCGGGTCATCGCCTTCCTCGCCGAGCAGGGCTTGCTGGTTCCCGATCCGGCCAAGCAGCACGACCCCGACCAGCGGCGCGTCGAGCGAGCCATCGAAGAACTGCCGGCCGCGTTCGTTGACGACGTCGGCCGGTGGGTGATGGTTCTGCGCGGCGAGGGCCGGCGACGCCACCGCGCGATGAGCTGGACCACGATCGTCAAGTACATCGGCTACGTCCGCCCAGTCCTGCACGCCTGGCAGACGGAGGCCGACGGCCTCCGCGGGATCACTCGCGAGCACGTCACCCAGGCGATCAAGCAGCGCAAGGGCAACGTCGCTCGCGGCGTTCACGTCGGTCTGCGCAGCCTGTTCCGGGCGTTGAAGCAAGAACGGCTCGTCTTCCGCGACCCCACCAAGGGCATCGTCGTGTCCGCGGTGGAGATCCTGCCGACGAACATTTCCTCCGACCGGCTCCGCGGCATGCTCGACCGGGCGAGTCGCCCTGTCACCAGGGTCGTCATCGTCCTGGCCGCCGTCCACGGACTGCGACCGACTGACATCATGCGGGCGCGACTGGCCGACTTGGATCTCTCCGCTGGACGGCTGATCATCCATCGGGTCACAGGCCGGCACGTCGTCTACCTCGACGAGCTCAGCCACACGCTCATTACGGCCTGGCTGCGGCACCGGCGCGAGCGTTGGCCGAAGTCGGCCAACCCGCACCTGCTGGTCAGCCGCCGAACCGCCATGGACGCCCGGCAACAGAGCGCCGGCCTGGCGGCGTTGTCCGCCATGGTCAAGCCGCTCGGAGTCACGCCGTCCGCACTACGAGCAGACCGGATTCTTGACGAGGCCCGGCAGACCGCCGACCCGATCCACCTGATGCGACTGTTCGGCATTTGCGACAGCACGGCGCTGAAGTACGTCTTCGCCGCTCACCCAGAACGGCAGCGCGAAGTTGTCCGCTGA
- a CDS encoding helix-turn-helix domain-containing protein: MKWNLRWAAARRDIWRPSDLLVALREVGFEPSLSKVAALWSSKPITVRLDDLDKICAALDCTIADLLEAEALPGQAEQTMPQAVGESAPQPGTVRPIPRRGGHAGRTPPPN, translated from the coding sequence ATGAAGTGGAACCTGCGCTGGGCCGCGGCCCGGCGTGACATCTGGCGGCCCAGCGACCTGCTGGTCGCGTTGCGCGAGGTCGGCTTCGAGCCGTCACTGAGCAAGGTCGCGGCGTTGTGGAGCAGCAAGCCGATCACCGTGCGGCTCGACGACCTCGACAAGATTTGCGCGGCGCTGGACTGCACGATCGCGGACCTGCTGGAAGCCGAGGCGTTGCCCGGCCAGGCTGAGCAGACCATGCCGCAGGCGGTCGGCGAGAGCGCGCCGCAGCCGGGAACGGTCCGGCCGATTCCGCGCCGCGGCGGCCACGCCGGTAGAACCCCGCCGCCCAACTGA
- a CDS encoding tyrosine-type recombinase/integrase has protein sequence MVEADEDSASTVPAVEPGLADVVTLGRRRAAQVSEADEESFFADTLAEYQWARDVSGLAPSTLDQLVKPVIEVCQHYGTMPWRLTSRQVDLYFAGPGKRGRSTMRQKLNRIDGYFAFLEQRYGGEVFRRFGVGVESPVDPFNRPRHRGDYGLRVPPSRRQTAEFFATWRDALPAARKHAVACRDYTMAKIAYISGVRASELCGVRIGDVHWESGQWGRFLVQGKGAHGSGPRQREAYLFAEGRALLWWYMEEIRGAFIDDPEDLSAPLWPSERLPTAVAALNLPTAPAVTPGTFRRALGVAAKAYLPGPVLELHPHLLRHACATHNYETGMSLWEVQKLLGHEWPTTTVRYLATATADPERAGVASASRAAQRLVMDKGNLR, from the coding sequence GTGGTGGAGGCCGACGAGGACAGCGCATCGACCGTGCCCGCCGTCGAGCCAGGGCTGGCCGATGTCGTCACACTGGGCCGGCGGCGTGCGGCCCAAGTCTCGGAAGCCGACGAGGAGAGTTTCTTCGCCGACACGCTCGCCGAGTACCAGTGGGCCCGCGACGTGTCCGGGCTGGCGCCGAGCACCTTGGACCAGCTCGTCAAACCGGTGATCGAGGTCTGTCAGCACTACGGCACGATGCCGTGGAGGCTGACGTCGAGACAGGTGGACCTCTACTTCGCCGGCCCCGGCAAGCGCGGCCGTTCGACGATGCGCCAGAAACTCAACCGGATTGACGGCTACTTCGCGTTCCTGGAGCAGCGCTACGGCGGCGAGGTGTTCCGCCGCTTCGGCGTGGGCGTGGAGTCGCCGGTCGACCCGTTCAACCGTCCTCGGCACCGCGGTGACTACGGGCTGCGGGTGCCTCCATCGCGGCGGCAGACGGCGGAGTTCTTCGCCACTTGGCGCGATGCCCTGCCGGCGGCCCGCAAGCACGCGGTCGCCTGCAGGGACTACACGATGGCGAAGATCGCCTACATCTCCGGTGTTCGGGCCTCGGAGCTATGCGGTGTCCGCATCGGCGACGTGCACTGGGAATCCGGGCAGTGGGGCCGATTTTTGGTGCAGGGCAAGGGCGCGCATGGCTCGGGTCCTCGTCAGCGGGAGGCGTATCTGTTCGCCGAGGGGCGGGCATTGCTCTGGTGGTACATGGAGGAGATCCGCGGTGCGTTCATCGACGACCCCGAGGATCTGAGCGCTCCGCTGTGGCCGTCCGAGCGGCTGCCGACGGCCGTCGCGGCGCTGAACCTGCCTACCGCGCCGGCCGTCACGCCGGGAACCTTCCGCCGGGCGTTGGGCGTTGCCGCCAAGGCGTACCTGCCGGGGCCGGTGCTCGAGCTGCATCCGCACCTTCTGCGGCACGCGTGCGCGACCCACAACTACGAGACCGGGATGTCCCTGTGGGAGGTCCAGAAGTTACTTGGTCACGAATGGCCTACGACCACGGTTCGGTACCTCGCGACCGCCACCGCCGACCCAGAACGCGCCGGCGTGGCGTCCGCCAGCAGGGCCGCTCAACGACTCGTCATGGACAAGGGGAATCTGCGATGA
- a CDS encoding VWA domain-containing protein, whose amino-acid sequence MSPSNPHRRTDTAKKGAPNADWQPWSDAWTKHVPTLTDRTDLTVLVAPGAGGGAPECFYPALRRIEIDATYIADTPEVADPRRAGHKKIVPTGYGLLVHGCAHAAHSHWVAPPGTAPILAEVAELLEESRAEGRQRGRRRTDRRWLRHMINVVVHPGVAPVDDPWHAGVLAALLLARVDARILTSKDVRGIRAAVTAVVGRPALRRLREVWREAHTVDDTDATTMIELARRWCEILGIDPDRHRLVPAADAGVFAGRLDQALTDFLAAVVGLSPGDYRARILDLRHRPPAEWGRTAPTAGQQQAARHLAERIARARTRNPETVRRGAVLPPGRLRTRHAIAADAQIAAGHTPTAQPWQHRTVAPPPKPTLHLGVLVDLSGSMSSYAAELSSAAWIFAHAARRGQAVTTTIGFGDRTTLLIAPHARPQQVLHMPADGFSTATFCGATKLADQLLDLRHGRTLRMLAVVSDGLLDNTEAGQKLITTLHRAGCAVLWLHPKDLPSHTFEHTTTITVADPVDAVARIADAAVTAIENA is encoded by the coding sequence ATGTCGCCATCGAACCCGCACCGCCGTACCGACACCGCGAAGAAGGGCGCACCGAACGCGGACTGGCAGCCCTGGTCCGATGCCTGGACCAAACACGTCCCCACACTGACCGACCGCACCGACCTCACCGTGCTCGTCGCTCCCGGTGCCGGCGGCGGCGCCCCCGAGTGCTTCTACCCCGCGTTGCGCCGCATCGAGATCGACGCCACCTACATCGCCGACACCCCCGAGGTCGCCGACCCGCGCCGCGCCGGCCACAAGAAGATCGTGCCCACCGGGTACGGGCTGCTCGTGCACGGCTGCGCCCACGCCGCCCACAGCCACTGGGTGGCCCCGCCCGGCACGGCGCCGATCCTGGCCGAGGTCGCCGAACTGCTCGAGGAATCACGGGCCGAAGGCCGACAACGCGGCCGCCGCCGCACCGACCGGCGCTGGCTACGCCACATGATCAACGTGGTGGTGCATCCCGGCGTCGCCCCGGTCGACGACCCTTGGCACGCCGGGGTTCTGGCCGCGTTGCTGCTCGCCCGCGTCGATGCGCGGATCCTGACCAGCAAAGACGTCCGCGGCATCCGCGCCGCCGTCACCGCTGTCGTCGGTCGGCCCGCGCTGCGCCGGCTTCGAGAGGTGTGGCGGGAGGCGCACACGGTCGACGACACCGACGCCACCACCATGATCGAGCTGGCACGCCGGTGGTGCGAGATCCTCGGCATCGACCCGGACCGGCACCGGCTCGTCCCGGCCGCCGATGCCGGCGTGTTCGCCGGCCGGCTCGACCAGGCCCTGACCGATTTCCTGGCCGCTGTTGTCGGGCTCAGCCCCGGCGATTACCGGGCCCGGATCCTGGACCTGCGGCACCGCCCGCCCGCCGAGTGGGGCCGCACCGCCCCCACCGCCGGGCAACAGCAAGCCGCTCGCCACCTCGCCGAGCGCATCGCGCGGGCGCGGACCCGCAACCCCGAAACCGTCCGGCGCGGCGCCGTGCTGCCGCCCGGCCGGCTAAGGACCCGGCACGCGATCGCCGCGGACGCCCAGATCGCCGCCGGTCACACCCCCACCGCACAGCCCTGGCAGCACCGCACCGTGGCGCCGCCGCCGAAACCTACCCTGCACCTGGGCGTCCTGGTCGACCTGTCCGGCTCCATGAGCTCTTACGCGGCTGAGCTGTCGTCCGCGGCGTGGATCTTCGCGCACGCCGCCCGTCGCGGACAGGCCGTCACCACCACCATCGGCTTCGGCGACCGCACCACCCTGCTCATCGCGCCGCACGCCCGGCCGCAGCAGGTTCTGCACATGCCGGCCGACGGCTTCAGCACCGCCACCTTCTGCGGGGCCACGAAACTCGCCGACCAGCTCCTCGACCTGCGCCACGGCCGCACCCTGCGGATGCTCGCCGTCGTCTCCGACGGACTGCTCGACAACACCGAGGCCGGGCAGAAACTCATCACCACCCTGCACCGGGCCGGCTGCGCCGTGCTGTGGCTGCACCCGAAGGACCTGCCCAGCCACACCTTCGAGCACACCACCACGATCACCGTCGCCGACCCCGTCGACGCCGTCGCCCGCATCGCCGACGCCGCCGTCACCGCCATCGAGAACGCCTGA